The Corylus avellana chromosome ca8, CavTom2PMs-1.0 genome has a segment encoding these proteins:
- the LOC132189101 gene encoding probable xyloglucan endotransglucosylase/hydrolase protein 23, which yields MDSSSAPFMYLALTLLSSFLTLTAANLYQDFDITWGDGRGKMLNNGDLLSLSLDKASGSGFQSKNEFLFGKIDMQLKLVPGNSAGTVTAYYLSSKGSAWDEIDYEFLGNLSGDPYILHTNVFSQGKGNREQQFYLWFDPTADFHTYSILWNPQRIIFSVDGTPIREFKNSESIGVAFPKNQPMRIYSSLWNADDWATRGGLVKTDWSQAPFTASYRNFKADACIWSSGASSCTSSSSTNSNSWLSQELDTANQDRLKWVQKNYMIYNYCTDAKRFPQGLPPECNTS from the exons ATGGATTCTTCAAGTGCTCCATTTATGTATCTGGCTCTTACCCTTCTTAGCTCTTTCCTGACTCTCACAGCTGCTAACTTATACCAAGATTTTGACATCACGTGGGGAGATGGCCGAGGTAAGATGCTTAACAACGGCGACCTTCTTAGTTTGTCTCTTGACAAAGCCTCTGGTTCTGGATTCCAGTCCAAGAATGAGTTTCTCTTTGGAAAGATAGATATGCAGCTCAAGCTTGTACCTGGAAACTCTGCTGGCACCGTTACTGCCTACTAT TTATCCTCAAAAGGATCAGCATGGGATGAGATAGACTACGAGTTCTTGGGGAATCTGAGTGGTGATCCTTACATTCTTCACACCAATGTCTTCAGCCAAGGCAAAGGCAACAGAGAGCAACAGTTCTATCTCTGGTTTGACCCAACTGCAGATTTTCACACCTATTCAATCCTTTGGAATCCCCAGCGCATTAT ATTCTCTGTGGATGGAACTCCCATTAGAGAGTTCAAGAACTCAGAATCAATTGGCGTTGCATTCCCAAAGAACCAACCGATGAGGATATACTCCAGTCTCTGGAATGCTGATGATTGGGCGACAAGAGGTGGGCTTGTGAAGACAGATTGGAGCCAAGCTCCCTTTACTGCTTCCTACAGAAACTTCAAAGCCGATGCTTGCATTTGGTCCTCTGGAGCATCTTCCTgcacttcatcttcttccacCAACTCTAATTCATGGCTTTCACAAGAGCTGGACACTGCAAATCAAGACAGGCTTAAATGGGTGCAGAAGAACTACATGATTTACAATTACTGCACAGACGCAAAGAGGTTTCCCCAAGGCCTCCCTCCAGAATGCAACACCTCCTAG